In Methanosarcina barkeri MS, a single window of DNA contains:
- a CDS encoding cupin domain-containing protein gives MQIFTRYEEIEPYITKDSSIIRELMHPSVHGNSNQSLAEATVPAGGKTLLHKHHLTEEIYHITEGSGIMILGSEEFEVKKGDTVCISPGTPHRIQNTGNTLLKILCCCAPSYSHEDTELVEQ, from the coding sequence ATGCAGATCTTTACCAGATACGAAGAAATAGAACCTTACATCACAAAAGACAGTTCAATTATCCGCGAACTCATGCATCCTTCTGTCCACGGAAACTCAAACCAGAGCCTTGCCGAAGCTACCGTGCCAGCTGGCGGAAAAACTCTTCTTCACAAACACCACCTTACCGAAGAAATATATCACATTACCGAAGGCAGTGGGATAATGATTCTTGGATCTGAAGAATTCGAGGTCAAAAAAGGAGATACTGTTTGCATTTCACCCGGTACTCCGCACAGAATTCAAAACACAGGAAATACGCTGCTGAAAATTCTCTGCTGCTGTGCGCCGAGTTATTCTCATGAGGATACGGAATTGGTGGAACAATAA
- a CDS encoding cupin domain-containing protein: MQPFTRYEEIEPYITKDGSIIRELMHPSVHGNSNQSLAEATVPAGGKTLLHKHHLTEDPGYNKALDKLWEETSVGKSPMINFQGLTYSLLI; encoded by the coding sequence ATGCAGCCCTTTACCAGATACGAAGAAATAGAACCTTACATCACAAAAGACGGTTCAATTATCCGCGAACTTATGCATCCTTCAGTCCACGGCAATTCAAACCAGAGCCTTGCCGAAGCTACCGTACCAGCCGGCGGAAAAACCCTTCTTCACAAACACCACCTGACCGAAGATCCCGGATATAACAAAGCTCTTGACAAGTTATGGGAAGAAACGTCGGTTGGAAAATCTCCAATGATCAATTTTCAGGGCCTAACTTATTCCTTATTGATCTAG
- a CDS encoding nucleotide-binding protein, which produces MKQLTVISGKGGTGKTTLTAAFTSLAKNAVIADCDVDAADMHLILKPDILEKEDYYSLEVARIDPELCIKCGKCREFCRYEAVNESFEVDPYECEGCAACTIVCPNGAVSMEKRVSGQSFSSETRFGPMAHARLGIGEETSGKLVSTVRTNAKKLAEQYHKDLIIIDGPPGTGCSTIAAITGTDLVLVVSEPTVSGIHDLKRVLELTAHFMIPTVICINKYDINEENTQMIENFCAEQEIPVIGRLPYNDIVTKAMLQEQTLIEYAKSSACLNENEFADQVCQIWARVENILMGIQDKQKGIKTLKMKNL; this is translated from the coding sequence ATGAAGCAGCTTACTGTAATCAGCGGAAAAGGTGGGACTGGAAAGACAACCCTTACGGCAGCTTTTACTTCGCTTGCAAAAAATGCTGTCATTGCCGATTGCGATGTGGATGCAGCTGATATGCATCTGATCTTGAAACCCGATATTCTGGAAAAAGAAGACTATTACAGCCTTGAGGTTGCCAGAATTGACCCGGAACTCTGTATAAAATGCGGAAAATGCAGAGAATTTTGCAGGTATGAGGCGGTAAATGAAAGTTTTGAAGTTGACCCTTATGAATGCGAGGGATGTGCTGCCTGCACCATTGTTTGTCCCAACGGAGCAGTTTCCATGGAAAAAAGGGTTTCAGGCCAGTCTTTTTCTTCCGAAACCCGTTTTGGGCCTATGGCTCATGCACGGCTTGGCATCGGAGAAGAGACGAGTGGAAAACTTGTAAGCACTGTTCGGACCAATGCGAAAAAGCTTGCAGAACAATATCATAAAGATTTAATTATAATTGACGGGCCTCCTGGAACAGGCTGTTCCACAATTGCAGCTATTACAGGTACGGACCTGGTTCTGGTGGTAAGTGAGCCAACCGTTTCCGGAATTCATGATCTTAAAAGAGTTCTTGAGCTTACTGCACACTTCATGATCCCCACTGTTATCTGCATAAACAAGTATGATATAAATGAAGAAAATACCCAGATGATTGAAAATTTCTGTGCCGAACAGGAAATTCCGGTAATAGGCAGGCTTCCTTATAATGACATTGTAACGAAGGCAATGCTTCAGGAACAAACCTTAATAGAGTATGCTAAAAGCAGCGCTTGTTTAAACGAAAATGAGTTTGCGGATCAGGTCTGCCAAATCTGGGCCCGAGTAGAAAATATACTGATGGGCATTCAGGATAAACAGAAAGGAATTAAAACCCTCAAAATGAAGAATTTGTAA
- a CDS encoding ATP-binding protein, which translates to MKIAIASGKGGTGKTTVSLNLALSLSDVQLFDCDVEEPNCNLFLGFDLEKVEDVICPVPVIDQEKCNICRQCSDFCRYNALAAISTRVLFFPSLCHGCGGCAVLCPEKAIQESQRSLGLIEKAKGRSSPEFYRGLLNIGETMTSAVIKALKKHIDDRKTAILDAPPGTSCPVIASIGDVDYCVLVTESTPFGFHDLKLAVGVVRALKIPFGIVINRWGLGDSRVEEYCKAEGIPVLLKIPNDLRIAELYSRGIPFVQEMPGWKEQFLGMFEAIKLQLAGVEEART; encoded by the coding sequence ATGAAAATTGCAATTGCAAGTGGAAAAGGGGGGACCGGGAAAACCACGGTTTCTTTAAATCTTGCTCTTTCTCTTTCAGATGTACAGCTTTTTGACTGCGATGTAGAAGAACCTAACTGTAATCTTTTCCTTGGCTTTGACCTTGAAAAAGTAGAAGATGTAATTTGTCCGGTGCCTGTAATCGATCAGGAAAAGTGCAATATTTGCAGGCAGTGTTCGGACTTTTGCCGTTATAACGCCCTGGCAGCCATTTCTACCAGAGTTTTGTTTTTCCCTTCTCTCTGCCACGGATGTGGGGGATGTGCTGTCCTTTGCCCGGAAAAAGCAATCCAGGAATCTCAGAGGTCCCTTGGATTAATTGAAAAAGCAAAAGGAAGAAGTTCACCTGAGTTTTACAGGGGGCTTTTAAATATAGGGGAAACGATGACATCGGCTGTTATCAAAGCGCTCAAGAAACATATCGATGACCGGAAAACTGCAATTCTAGATGCCCCGCCCGGAACTTCCTGCCCTGTTATTGCTTCTATTGGTGATGTGGATTATTGTGTGCTTGTGACTGAATCAACACCTTTTGGTTTCCATGACCTCAAGCTTGCCGTAGGTGTTGTAAGAGCGCTTAAAATTCCCTTTGGAATTGTCATTAACCGCTGGGGGTTAGGAGACTCAAGGGTTGAAGAATACTGTAAAGCCGAAGGAATTCCGGTCCTTCTCAAGATCCCAAACGATCTCAGAATTGCAGAACTCTATTCTCGCGGCATTCCCTTTGTTCAAGAAATGCCGGGATGGAAAGAACAGTTTCTTGGTATGTTTGAAGCAATAAAACTCCAGCTTGCAGGTGTAGAGGAAGCGAGAACATGA
- a CDS encoding cation diffusion facilitator family transporter, which yields MNAQENLELGVKTSRNATLALAFLAFLKGAVGIYSGSTVLFADAVHTGLDIFASLAVWIGLKISLKSSKHFPYGYYKAENIIALFVSLLILLSGVELLREGFTGSNTTSHIEFQGLALATAVFSVLTIYGLSVYKRNVGTKINSQSLIADAVHSYTDVFSSMIVVVAVLGSMLGVSKLDSLGTIVISLLIFKMGIESARDAVLTLMDAWLDEDESERIKKDILNIPGLIELEDLKLRKSGLVVFGEVTVEVEGETDLKRVELLSEEIKTVVKKEVENLEHIVVNVKPVQRINFRLALPVFDNNGFQAKLSEHLGKAPYFLFVEIKEGKVGDYQIIENRSFNSEKKGGMKAVDLIIQEKANVLAVRNVGEGPYYMLRDNFIKILQIPDGVNTAREVIDRFQNLKEITVPAK from the coding sequence ATGAATGCACAAGAAAACTTGGAACTAGGGGTTAAAACATCAAGGAACGCAACCCTGGCGCTTGCATTCCTTGCTTTCCTTAAAGGAGCTGTGGGTATTTATTCCGGAAGCACAGTCTTGTTTGCGGATGCTGTCCACACTGGTCTGGATATTTTTGCCTCTCTAGCAGTCTGGATTGGGCTCAAGATAAGCCTTAAAAGCAGTAAGCATTTTCCTTATGGGTACTACAAAGCAGAGAATATCATAGCTCTCTTTGTTTCTCTATTAATCCTGCTTTCTGGCGTTGAACTGTTAAGGGAAGGTTTTACAGGCTCAAATACCACTTCCCATATTGAATTTCAGGGACTTGCCCTTGCAACGGCTGTTTTTTCAGTACTTACAATCTATGGCCTTTCTGTATACAAGCGAAATGTAGGGACAAAGATCAACTCTCAGTCCTTGATAGCTGACGCGGTGCATTCTTATACGGACGTCTTTTCTTCGATGATAGTGGTTGTGGCTGTTCTTGGCTCTATGCTGGGGGTCTCGAAACTTGACAGTTTAGGTACTATTGTAATTTCTCTTTTGATCTTCAAAATGGGAATCGAAAGTGCCAGGGATGCAGTGCTTACCCTGATGGATGCCTGGCTTGATGAGGATGAAAGTGAGAGAATTAAAAAAGACATACTCAATATCCCGGGCTTGATAGAACTTGAGGACCTGAAACTCCGAAAATCCGGACTTGTGGTTTTCGGGGAAGTTACGGTTGAAGTTGAGGGTGAAACCGACTTAAAAAGGGTGGAGCTGCTTTCAGAGGAAATCAAAACGGTTGTTAAAAAAGAAGTAGAAAATCTGGAGCATATTGTTGTTAATGTAAAGCCTGTACAAAGGATAAATTTTAGGCTAGCTCTTCCCGTTTTTGATAATAATGGGTTTCAAGCAAAGCTGTCAGAACACCTTGGGAAAGCTCCTTATTTTCTCTTTGTAGAGATAAAAGAGGGCAAGGTTGGAGATTATCAAATTATCGAAAACCGATCTTTTAATTCTGAGAAAAAAGGAGGCATGAAAGCCGTAGACCTGATTATTCAGGAAAAAGCAAACGTCCTTGCGGTAAGAAATGTTGGTGAGGGTCCATATTATATGCTCCGAGATAATTTTATAAAAATTCTGCAAATTCCCGACGGGGTAAATACTGCTAGAGAAGTCATCGACAGGTTCCAGAACCTCAAAGAAATCACAGTTCCTGCGAAATAA
- a CDS encoding NifB/NifX family molybdenum-iron cluster-binding protein, with protein sequence MKVSIPTKDENGMEGVVEPHFGKAPTYTIIDTETNQVTVIPNTSEHMGGTGLPPEYLHENGVDIMLCGGLGFKAVNMFESYGIKVFVGAGGTVRDTFEAWKAGKLQNATAENSCSEHGHDDHHQC encoded by the coding sequence ATGAAAGTAAGTATTCCTACAAAAGATGAAAATGGTATGGAAGGTGTTGTTGAACCACACTTCGGAAAAGCTCCAACCTACACTATAATAGACACAGAGACCAATCAAGTCACTGTAATTCCTAACACCAGTGAGCATATGGGAGGCACCGGACTACCTCCAGAGTACCTTCATGAAAATGGAGTGGATATAATGCTCTGTGGTGGACTCGGGTTCAAAGCTGTCAACATGTTCGAATCCTATGGAATAAAGGTTTTTGTGGGGGCTGGCGGCACTGTAAGGGATACGTTTGAGGCCTGGAAAGCAGGAAAGCTCCAGAACGCAACTGCTGAGAATTCCTGCTCAGAACATGGACACGACGATCATCACCAGTGCTGA
- a CDS encoding NifB/NifX family molybdenum-iron cluster-binding protein yields the protein MVTMETGGVKRMNICVTASGEGLDSEVDPRFGRCSYFVIYDPDTRNVESISNAAAFTSGGTGIKAAEIVANAGVDALLTGTMGPNAFSIFSELGIDVQVGIKGTVREAIRQYEAGELQSIRSPNTTPGSGMRKGNGMGNGMKGSGMGRGIGRGK from the coding sequence ATGGTCACAATGGAAACAGGTGGAGTAAAAAGAATGAATATTTGCGTAACAGCCAGTGGTGAAGGTCTCGACTCCGAAGTGGACCCCAGGTTTGGGAGATGCAGCTACTTTGTAATTTATGACCCTGATACCAGAAATGTGGAATCTATATCAAATGCAGCTGCGTTTACTTCTGGAGGTACCGGTATAAAGGCAGCGGAAATTGTTGCAAATGCAGGAGTCGATGCCCTCTTAACAGGAACTATGGGACCCAATGCTTTTTCCATTTTCTCAGAGCTTGGTATCGATGTTCAAGTCGGAATAAAGGGTACAGTGCGGGAAGCTATCAGGCAGTATGAGGCTGGAGAACTTCAGTCAATCCGCAGTCCCAATACCACTCCTGGTTCTGGCATGAGAAAAGGAAATGGAATGGGAAACGGAATGAAAGGAAGTGGTATGGGAAGGGGAATTGGTAGAGGCAAGTAA
- a CDS encoding tRNA (N(6)-L-threonylcarbamoyladenosine(37)-C(2))-methylthiotransferase translates to MKVYLESFGCSASQASAEIMKASVERLGHELLGPEAADQAEVYICNSCTVKYTTEQKILYKIRSMGEKNIKVIVSGCMPEVQLEDILHANPEAHILGVNAISRLGELLSLIEQRKKKGLRGGEHLEFRASEPVGFLNVPRERSNPNIHICQISQGCNFACSYCIVKYARGKLHSFPPDEIVEDIRSAVAEGCREIWLTSQDDSQYGMDTGLRLPELLRMISEIPGDFKVRVGMMNPFSVLPILDDLVEAFDSDKVFKLLHIPIQSASHSVLKRMNRLHKMDVVDTIIKKFRDRFEDLSLFTDIIVGFCDETDDEFKETVEWVQKYRPEKVNISRYSPRPHTKAFSFRNLDSRILVQRSHELHKVCEQIKLGSKQAMIGWKGRVFVSKYTEIGDVLTRTDAYRPVVISGSNLKPGQYANVEIVAAKPGYFLGKLAEGRQVSET, encoded by the coding sequence ATGAAAGTCTATCTTGAAAGTTTTGGCTGTTCGGCGAGCCAGGCCTCAGCCGAGATAATGAAGGCAAGTGTCGAAAGACTAGGACATGAACTGCTGGGCCCAGAGGCTGCCGATCAGGCAGAGGTCTATATTTGCAATTCCTGTACGGTAAAATACACTACAGAACAGAAGATCTTGTATAAAATCCGCAGCATGGGCGAGAAGAATATTAAAGTTATCGTTTCCGGCTGTATGCCTGAAGTCCAGCTTGAGGACATCCTGCATGCAAATCCCGAAGCTCATATCCTGGGGGTAAATGCTATTTCCCGGCTTGGAGAGCTTCTTTCATTAATCGAGCAGAGAAAAAAGAAAGGTCTGCGCGGAGGAGAACATCTGGAATTCCGAGCTTCTGAACCTGTGGGCTTTCTCAATGTCCCGCGTGAGCGTTCTAACCCTAATATTCACATATGCCAGATCTCGCAGGGCTGCAATTTTGCCTGTTCCTACTGTATTGTAAAATATGCAAGAGGCAAGCTGCACTCTTTTCCACCGGATGAGATAGTTGAAGATATCCGTTCAGCTGTTGCCGAGGGATGCAGGGAAATTTGGCTCACATCCCAGGACGACAGCCAGTACGGAATGGATACGGGTCTCAGACTTCCGGAACTCCTGCGTATGATCTCGGAAATTCCAGGCGACTTCAAAGTAAGGGTAGGAATGATGAATCCTTTCTCTGTCCTCCCCATACTCGATGATCTGGTAGAAGCTTTTGATTCCGACAAGGTCTTCAAACTACTCCACATCCCTATTCAGTCTGCTTCTCACTCGGTCCTGAAGAGAATGAACCGTCTGCACAAAATGGACGTAGTGGACACAATAATTAAGAAATTCCGTGACCGTTTTGAAGATTTATCCCTTTTCACCGACATAATTGTAGGCTTCTGCGATGAAACCGACGATGAGTTCAAAGAAACTGTTGAATGGGTACAGAAATACCGCCCTGAAAAGGTCAATATCTCAAGATATTCTCCCCGCCCGCATACGAAAGCTTTTTCCTTCCGAAACCTCGACTCAAGAATTTTAGTTCAGCGTTCTCATGAATTGCATAAGGTCTGTGAACAAATTAAGCTCGGGTCCAAGCAGGCAATGATCGGCTGGAAAGGCCGGGTTTTTGTCTCAAAATATACGGAAATCGGTGATGTTCTCACCCGCACGGATGCTTATCGTCCGGTTGTTATAAGCGGCTCGAATCTAAAACCTGGCCAGTACGCAAATGTGGAGATCGTTGCTGCAAAACCTGGATATTTCCTTGGAAAATTGGCTGAAGGTCGACAAGTTTCTGAGACATGA
- the glpX gene encoding class II fructose-bisphosphatase, with amino-acid sequence MSHPKTVEEMIDCSGPIECDLLPRLIHVTEAAAIAAAYQMGRGNKSFADQVAVAAMRRMLNKLDMKGIIQIGEGERDEAPMLYIGEHVGTGKGDLEVDIAVDPLEGTNLTADGGSGSVAVMAMAERGGIFHGPDIYMDKIVVGPDVVRYEEEHPDEKIDLDAPVKHNLEIVAKALDRSVDELVVVVLDRPRHAQKITEIREAGARVKLISDGDLMPGVSTAIRGSGVHMVMGSGGSGEAVLTAAAIKILGGKILARLALPTVANGKSQDMIDKEIEEKMPRLEKMGITLQNINDVLDTDKLVPGNDVIFSASAVTPGHFLREVNLFGSGDARVHTISMGASGSVRFTDSIYIKDKRETPLYL; translated from the coding sequence ATATCTCATCCAAAAACCGTAGAAGAAATGATTGATTGTTCAGGGCCTATAGAATGTGATTTATTGCCCAGACTTATTCATGTGACTGAAGCTGCAGCCATTGCCGCAGCGTATCAGATGGGGCGTGGGAACAAAAGTTTTGCCGACCAGGTAGCAGTTGCCGCCATGCGAAGGATGCTGAATAAACTTGACATGAAAGGCATAATCCAGATTGGGGAAGGAGAAAGGGATGAGGCTCCCATGCTTTATATCGGGGAGCACGTAGGAACAGGAAAAGGAGACCTTGAAGTCGATATTGCAGTCGACCCGCTTGAAGGAACAAACCTTACCGCAGACGGCGGGTCTGGCTCGGTTGCAGTTATGGCAATGGCTGAAAGGGGCGGAATTTTCCACGGTCCTGATATCTATATGGACAAGATTGTTGTCGGGCCAGATGTAGTGCGCTACGAAGAGGAACACCCTGATGAAAAGATTGACCTGGATGCTCCTGTCAAGCACAATCTTGAGATCGTCGCAAAGGCTCTCGACAGAAGTGTTGACGAGCTTGTAGTCGTTGTGCTTGACCGGCCAAGGCATGCCCAGAAAATAACCGAAATTCGGGAAGCAGGCGCTCGCGTAAAGCTAATCAGTGACGGAGACCTTATGCCCGGAGTTTCAACTGCAATTCGTGGGTCGGGCGTTCATATGGTAATGGGCTCAGGCGGTTCGGGTGAAGCAGTACTCACAGCGGCTGCAATCAAAATCCTCGGCGGAAAAATCCTTGCAAGGCTTGCGCTTCCCACGGTTGCAAACGGAAAGAGCCAGGACATGATCGACAAAGAAATTGAAGAAAAAATGCCAAGGCTCGAAAAAATGGGAATCACTCTTCAAAACATCAATGATGTCCTTGATACCGACAAGCTTGTGCCAGGGAACGACGTGATCTTTTCAGCATCAGCTGTAACTCCCGGCCATTTTCTACGAGAAGTCAACCTGTTCGGCAGTGGGGATGCCAGGGTACACACAATCTCAATGGGTGCATCTGGATCTGTCAGGTTTACGGACAGTATTTATATAAAGGATAAGCGTGAGACTCCTCTCTACCTGTAA
- a CDS encoding type 1 glutamine amidotransferase produces MKIHCLQHLKNDTLGNIGTWIDKKGYKLTKTLLYENSFFPDPEEFDMLLIMGGTMSVYQEEEYSWLKPEKEFVKKVIEAGKPVLGSCFGAQIISEVLGGKVTKNLYKEIGWHTIRAVEGKSPGEIESSKLPPCMFPEFTGFMWHGDTFEIPVGAVKLFESEACPNQGFLYNAKVLGLQFHPEADRQWVRNLIRDSGHELVQGKYIQSEKEIYVYESFFESSRNLAFSLMDWFEEKYKPEKTKM; encoded by the coding sequence GTGAAAATTCACTGTTTACAACACCTAAAAAATGATACCCTGGGAAACATAGGGACCTGGATAGACAAAAAAGGATATAAACTTACGAAAACCCTGCTCTACGAAAACTCTTTTTTTCCTGACCCTGAAGAATTCGATATGCTCCTGATAATGGGCGGCACTATGAGCGTTTATCAGGAAGAGGAATATTCCTGGTTAAAACCTGAAAAAGAATTTGTAAAAAAAGTAATAGAAGCCGGCAAACCCGTGCTTGGAAGCTGTTTTGGAGCTCAGATAATTTCCGAAGTGCTTGGAGGAAAAGTTACGAAGAATCTGTATAAGGAAATCGGCTGGCATACTATACGAGCTGTGGAAGGAAAAAGTCCGGGCGAGATAGAGAGTTCGAAACTTCCACCCTGCATGTTTCCGGAATTTACCGGTTTTATGTGGCATGGAGACACTTTTGAAATTCCAGTCGGCGCAGTGAAACTTTTTGAAAGTGAAGCCTGCCCAAATCAAGGATTTCTCTACAATGCAAAGGTCCTCGGCCTGCAGTTCCATCCTGAGGCCGACAGGCAGTGGGTAAGAAACCTGATAAGGGATTCAGGGCACGAGCTCGTGCAAGGAAAATACATCCAGTCTGAAAAGGAGATATATGTATATGAAAGCTTTTTTGAAAGTTCCAGGAATCTGGCTTTTTCCCTCATGGACTGGTTTGAAGAAAAATATAAGCCAGAAAAAACAAAGATGTGA
- the cgi121 gene encoding KEOPS complex subunit Cgi121: MQREIQVICGNVNIPNLSGFLKSINSIASENDIIIQGLNADLIAGEMHLHFAVGKALRAIAAGRNIANDPGIEIMRYASGERQIERSFSIGLCKGENNAVFVLLGKMDNLVLALSALKELITEKPCSELLAYSDSKRQGILSVFGITDAEIEASGEEHIPELVIERVALADFAK, encoded by the coding sequence ATGCAAAGGGAAATCCAGGTAATCTGCGGGAACGTAAATATCCCTAATCTTTCCGGCTTTCTAAAATCAATAAATTCGATAGCTTCTGAAAATGATATTATTATCCAGGGTTTGAACGCAGACCTGATCGCAGGAGAAATGCATCTTCATTTTGCAGTGGGAAAAGCTCTTCGGGCAATTGCTGCAGGCAGGAACATAGCAAACGATCCCGGTATCGAGATTATGCGATATGCATCTGGAGAGAGGCAGATTGAAAGGAGTTTCTCGATAGGGTTGTGTAAAGGGGAAAACAATGCCGTATTCGTGCTGCTTGGGAAAATGGATAATCTGGTTCTGGCTCTTTCTGCATTAAAAGAACTCATTACTGAAAAGCCCTGTTCCGAGTTGCTTGCTTATTCTGATTCCAAAAGACAGGGAATCCTTTCCGTGTTCGGAATCACGGATGCTGAAATTGAGGCTTCAGGGGAAGAGCACATTCCCGAACTTGTGATTGAGAGGGTGGCGCTGGCAGATTTTGCAAAGTAA
- a CDS encoding metallophosphoesterase family protein — MKKTKMSADSGKAGILSFVHAADLHLDSPFTEISGIDPELGERLAKATFQSYEAIIELCIEEKVDFLLIAGDVYDSADKSLYAQVRFIEGLRKLEIAGIQVFICHGNHDPLEGWSASLTWPENVHIMSGDRAEVVKFKKDRENAAVIVGMSYPTRHIMKNLVKNFPKKEGNWPFTIGLLHCSVGSNPEHDPYAPCTLQDLRELNYDYWALGHIHTPSIVCKEAPIVIYPGNPQGRHFSENGARGCFVVDVSLGRDSSGRDISTRFIETDSVRWYIREISIEGLEKEGELIESLQSQLDEMRENSVGRSVICRFVLKGRGPLHHILRQEGFIEDLLRLLREGETWGRQFIWVERIEDDTLFPIEREILLKREDFVGDLVKIVEGLKTDENSRNEFHEVLSPLFGSRNGRKHISKIDDDEMNSLLQRAENILLDALLTEKDNEN, encoded by the coding sequence ATGAAAAAAACAAAAATGTCGGCAGATTCTGGCAAGGCCGGGATTTTGAGTTTTGTCCATGCTGCGGATTTACACCTTGACAGTCCATTTACAGAAATTTCGGGAATTGATCCTGAACTTGGGGAAAGGCTTGCAAAAGCTACCTTTCAGTCTTATGAGGCAATTATAGAGCTCTGTATCGAAGAAAAAGTCGATTTTTTGCTTATTGCGGGGGATGTGTATGACAGCGCCGACAAGAGTCTTTATGCTCAGGTCAGGTTTATAGAGGGGCTCAGAAAGCTCGAAATCGCCGGGATTCAGGTTTTTATCTGCCACGGGAACCACGATCCTCTTGAAGGCTGGTCTGCAAGCCTGACATGGCCCGAAAACGTACATATCATGAGTGGGGACAGGGCTGAAGTTGTGAAATTCAAAAAAGACAGAGAAAACGCCGCTGTTATAGTGGGGATGAGCTATCCAACACGGCACATAATGAAAAATCTTGTGAAAAACTTTCCAAAAAAAGAAGGTAACTGGCCGTTTACTATAGGGCTGCTGCATTGCAGCGTGGGAAGCAACCCGGAACATGACCCTTATGCACCATGTACTCTGCAGGACCTCAGGGAGCTAAATTATGACTACTGGGCGCTTGGCCATATCCATACTCCCTCTATAGTGTGCAAAGAGGCTCCGATTGTGATATATCCTGGAAACCCACAGGGCAGGCATTTCAGTGAAAACGGTGCCAGAGGGTGCTTTGTTGTGGATGTTTCTTTAGGAAGAGATTCTTCAGGAAGAGATATTTCTACCAGGTTCATAGAGACCGACTCTGTCCGCTGGTATATCAGGGAAATTTCCATAGAAGGCCTGGAAAAAGAAGGAGAGCTAATAGAAAGCCTTCAAAGCCAGCTTGATGAAATGAGGGAAAACTCCGTAGGAAGGTCTGTGATTTGCAGGTTTGTCCTTAAAGGGAGGGGACCGCTGCATCACATTCTCAGGCAAGAAGGATTTATCGAAGACCTCCTGCGTTTGCTCAGGGAAGGCGAAACCTGGGGCCGGCAGTTCATCTGGGTAGAGCGCATTGAGGATGATACACTCTTTCCCATAGAAAGGGAAATTCTTCTGAAAAGGGAAGATTTTGTGGGAGACCTGGTAAAAATTGTGGAGGGCTTGAAGACTGATGAAAACTCCCGGAATGAGTTCCATGAAGTCCTTTCCCCTCTTTTTGGTTCAAGGAATGGGAGAAAACATATTTCCAAAATTGATGATGACGAGATGAATTCTCTGCTTCAGCGCGCTGAAAATATCCTGCTTGATGCTTTACTCACGGAGAAAGATAATGAAAATTAA